agtgaataattaattaataattaatcattaattattaattattaattattaattattaattattaatcattgattatttattattagttattaattattactccgtaattattaattaaaataataatttattaatactattgcataaagtaatttatttttaatttatatttatttatttgtaattacgTTTTACTCCGTACACAATACACAGtatgtattgaaaaatgaataaaagacattaaatgtccttaaatgtcattttacatagctacagccaacagccaacaactgattttaccaaacatatttgtaaacaatccatagtcaaacagccaacaaaagcagccaacttgaacagccagtcaaaccagccaagtaaaacagccgacagccaacagccaacagccaattgccaaacagggccaTTGTTTGATCTCGATCTTAGGCTCTTTTGTTGGTGAATAATAATGAACTAGATTTTgggctcgggcgatgccccgaacGTCGAGTCATCACTTGAATAATTGTAACTATGTCTATTtttctgtaaaaaaaataaaaataaatcataattaactcctatttttattaaaatcatttttctttctttactaTCACTTTATTATATATCGTTTGCAAAATATAACACGTAAATTTGCATAGCCAAGTGGATAAGTCATTAGTGGTTCTAATCACCAAGTCATGGGTTCAAATCTTGTATTTGTAATTTTTGAGTAATATTGGATGACACGTAATGACATGTGTCAAATTGAAAGAGGAGGTGCCACGTGGCATTATATACTTTCCtagaaacgccttttaatatattagtatagattccatcaaatcatattataataaataactagtgtgtggcccgggcgatgccccgatcgctacattgaatagttaaaatttaagatttttcttgagctcaatatttgacgaaatgcatgtataccttaaagtgaaaaacatcaattaagtttgtctactacacaaacacactacgtcatttatcatgccaagtaatttttcaattagctCATCTTacaattgtataatttgttttctagtggaactaagtgcttcaaattaataacaccaaattagatataagcAGCCATGCAAGGTAtttctatagttgatgcttatgagattcatgacatcatgtttcttcatagttgtcctaattatttatttttattttttttcaaaatattccatagaaaataaaaaatcaaataaaaatttagttggtttagatttcatgttaacatttatttataaattaatgtgaagaaataaaccacaattggtggttggttaagatggtaatgagaattatcattcagacatgaggtctagagttcgaacctcgttgtattgatttttggttatcCATGACATGACATACCACTTGGTGGGTGAATGATGTGGCGCAAAGGGAAGagtactacgtgacacatagacgttttccaaaacgccttttaatatattagtatagataataTATCTAGATGACTACGGAGTACATCTTAAACTAGGCGTCTTACGTCCTACCTAGTATGTAAGTACTGAAATACATCGAGTATACTCTTACATACGCGAAACGCCTGATGAGCGTATATGAAAATAGGTATATAAGTCAAACTAGTTATTGCCTCGGGCAATGCCCCGATGACTATATGTAATTCGAGAACTAATCTTGATAAAATTtgagttaaataaaaataataaaaatagtttaatattaaatacttacatataaTACGAGATAAATATTTgtgcataatttatttttatattttatttatgtaagggtgatttaatataaaatttggcTAAACATCTTAGTaactaaatttaaatttaaaatggAGTAGTCTTTTGTTATGTGTAATACTCTTTTTTATTGCTCTAGGTAAATTTACATGAACTGACCTGCTAAAAAAACGTAATTATAAATGAAcctaaatgaaaaaaaaatcaagtataGTTTAGTTTCATAAGAAAATTATTAAAATGTATAATTATGGTAAGCATTGAAGTTTTAATACAGGGTATTAATAAACATAACTTATATGTTTTCGATTGCTTAAGTATCATAAGTTGTATTATTGGATTAGTGGTTAAAGTTCTAACTTATGAACATGAGATCATGGGTTCAAGCATTGATGTTTGCATTTCTTCATCTTTTTGTAAGAAAATATTATATGTCAATGTGGCTATGCCATGTCACTTGCCATCTAATGGTGGCGACATGTGGCGAGATGACATGAAATGCCATTgagatttaataatagtatagacAGATTATATTCAAATAGGTATACCAAGGTTACCCAATCCAAGACACCTTTAGCttgtttaataaacttaataaAGCGACTTATATATAGGTCCTGTTTACGAAttgtttgttggttgttttacttAGCTAGCttgattagtttttttttttttgcgaagcAAGCAAGAACGAATAATATTAAGgcccaaaacaaataaaaaccTAAGCTAACTCAAAAGGGAAatgaaccaactaggttggaccttTTCACCAAAGAGCTAGGAAAAACAAATTAAGTACAAAGCTTACAAAGTAGCAAACCATAAGCTATATCTCTTACTCGCTTTCTTAGGCATAACAAACAAGATGCGATCTCTAACAATTTGCTTAATCATATTCACAACATTCTGCACAGTTGGAATTGAAGAATCCCAAAAATTGTCATTTCTGCTTATCCAAATAAAGTACACTGCAGCTGTTAACAATGCATACCCAACTTGCCTCCTGAATTTAGACAATCTGCTATGACCAATGACTCTCATGAGTTGCTGCAGTTTACAAGAGGTAGAAGAAAATCCCAACCAGACCTTAAGAGCACTGATGCACCTGCTACTGTAAGGACACTCAAAGAACAAATGAGCATGATCCTCATCAGCCTGTCCACATAGTAAATAAGCTGCAGAAGTACTGACACCAATTTATTCTTGCCAATTTTGTAGTGGTTTGAAGCCTACCTTGCACTGCCAGCCAACATATGAATCTATGCTTTGGACTGTTCAGCCTATTCCATAACATGGTATCCCAATGAATAAGAAGTTTTGACCCAACAATCTTCTCATATACTGATTTCACAGAATAATGAGGCATAGCAATAAACTCAGCCTGTGTGTACACCATCTTGATCATCTCTTTTGTGGCACAAATCTTCTTCCAACACCAGCTAGCAAAAGCTGCAGGCAGATAATCCCACCAATCCCCATCTTTAACCTACACAACGTGAACACATTTAATCCACACATTGTCTTGTTTAGAAGCAATGGCCCAAACATACTTTCCCATGCTTGCAGTGTTCCAATTGAACACATCCTTGAATCCAAGACCACCCTGTTTCTTAACACAACAAGAGCTTTCCCATGAAATATTGCTAGGTTTCTGACTATAAGCCTGACCACTCCAAAGAAAAGATCTACAAATCTTAGTGACATCCTGCAACACCCTCTTAGGAAGGATAAACACTTGAGACCAGTACATATGCAAACTGATAAGGACATAATTAATGAACTGCATTCTTGCTGTATAGGATAAATTCCTAGAGCTCCACACTTTGATCCTAAAGATCATCTTATCCACCAGAACATCACATTGAGCTGTTGAGATTCTTTTAGCACAAATGGGAACTCCTAGATACTTAAAAGGAAGGTTACTCCTAGTAAATCCAGAAACATTTACTACCCTGGTAATATCATTCTCAGACATATCACAACAATAAACAACAGAATTTTTCTTATTGGCCAACAAACCAGATGACTCAGAGAAGAGCTGAAAAGCTTGAAGCAGCAGATACACTGAGGGGAACTCACCTTTACTACACAGGATTAGTTCATCTGCAAAGCAGAGATGTGTGAACTTGAGATCTTCACATCTAGGATGAAACTGAAATAGAGGGAACTCACTCATTCTATGAAGAATTCTGGAAAGATATTCCATGCAGAGAACAAATAGGAGAGGAGACATGAGATCCCCTTGTCTTAATCCCCTTTTTGACTTGAAGAAACCATGCATTGTCCCATTGAGCTTCAAAAAAAACTTTGGAGTGGTAACACATTCCATAGTAAGAGCCACCAACTCCCTAGGGAACCCCAAGTGGACCAACATCTCCCTAAGGAAATCCCAATCCACAGTATCATAGGCTTTCTGGAGATCAattttctgaaggaaataatgcccttggtccaagtatgcattcaatgataagtctaataaatgcagttcagtattaattaacaagttaataattcagtgagatcaagtgagctgaatgcctagctagaggccgcttcagttcaagtggaattaatgatattaatccacagcttactcttgactgaacccgtagggttacacaaatagtacgtaaacggatcaagtatttaatggcattaaatactctatctatggatattcgaaatcgacggatcttggtttcagtgggagctgagatcgtcacaagcaagtgaatactccggaaacgatgatattgccggaaacggaaatatggatcgtatcggaaatataaatattatccaagtcgtagatgttgccggaaacggaaacgtggtacgtatcggaaaatattattggaaatggaaatattgtcggaatcggaaatattgccggaaacggaattattgtcaaaatcggaaaatagtttcggaaacggaaatattaaatatttgttcgaaacggaaattaattccggaatcggaaatattaaatattgttcgtatcggaaatgaattccggaaccgggaatttaatcggaagcgtatcgtacgaataagcatcggacaaggcctgccggacgaaggcccagcacgaagccaggccatcgcccagcaagcaagacgcgcgccaacgcccagcccaaggcagcgccaggcccaccgcaaggcaggcccagcgcgccaaggcgtggctgcgtagcgtgggctgcgtgggccgagcgcacgcgtgcgggcgccctcgtggctccgtgcgtgtgtgtatttgtgtccatgcacaattcctaaatctattaggatttggtgtatgattaaattcctattcctaaaaggattatttaattaattagagtccttgtaggattctaagtttaattaaatcgtatcctactaggattccaattccctttccaaacctctataaataagggcctagggtcataatttatggacacgggattgaagtattctaagggtaagttttgaaagaaaaataagccaaacacttgcaaacacttaaccgaatttcctagtaaccttaagggcgattctagttggtctaacttgaggcggatccagacgtactgtggactatctacggagggacgacatttggagtcctaaagacttgttcttgttcggttcgggcgcagctagggagggcacgctacaaagtgtatgctcctaaattatgctaaatgattatgtgtaaataacatGTTTCctagcattaaggtttttccgcatgatttatgttttgtcatatgtatcataacctatcagtggtatcacgagcctcttattattttcataatctaaattgcataaacatggttaaatattacaaattttcaagaattaaaaggggtgattaattttcgtaattgttaattaattgcaaattgcgtttatttaattatatgtacgcagtttttcggcagtttcttcgttactcatccaaatcgagtgatttttgtgtcaattccgcatgtaaaaggcattctaaaattttgacaaaaataataattttcggccgaacccaaaattctcaaattcgaagcctaactatgacttttcggaggttttagtttttcgaacgcaaaaatttgtaaatttaagatgttaaattaaatatttgcgattcttgttgataaatcttgaatttttgattgacctactgtatatgtttaacaagtttgaatgcctagccttgttaattatgcaatctaatttgtaattataattaatttgttgaaaattcgaataatttagaattgatttgattttcataattaattaataattcaattagatacctatgattaaaaaccaccataaaaattgttaatttgtgttaaattttaaatttttatgacctagacttgaatccatgttaatcggaaattaattaattaataaattttcgatttttcgccctaaaattatgaaattaatatgatttattaatttgtcattaattttgaaaataaaatttttaattttttatgcgatttgcTCATAttacttgcacgcacaaagcaatggacgctacgtgttacccttaaggggtgttgtatagtgcgggcatgccttgctcgtcgcccatgcggtacgaatgcagcgagcaaggccatggtgcacgagcacaaggcagcagccctgccttgtgtcgtgtgctatgtgcgatgggcgagtgggcaagggcgagagcaaggcagcgagcagtcgcgtgcaacgcgcactgcctcgcg
This Spinacia oleracea cultivar Varoflay chromosome 6, BTI_SOV_V1, whole genome shotgun sequence DNA region includes the following protein-coding sequences:
- the LOC110787539 gene encoding uncharacterized protein, which gives rise to MFCVIHKLRKVKLALKELNRIGFTDIQVADLQAYHDMVAAQNAMHLNPADQTLAATELLAVNTYKIKHQAYLDFLKQKAKATWLKDGDENTYLFHQSIKARNVQNQVYSIHDMNGVWRDNPADVSQSFLNYYTTLLGTTHPNRRFVLRHIVQTGPLVTDAHRAILNTPYTAAEVKKALFSIPGESSREMLVHLGFPRELVALTMECVTTPKFFLKLNGTMHGFFKSKRGLRQGDLMSPLLFVLCMEYLSRILHRMSEFPLFQFHPRCEDLKFTHLCFADELILCSKGEFPSVYLLLQAFQLFSESSGLLANKKNSVVYCCDMSENDITRVVNVSGFTRSNLPFKYLGVPICAKRISTAQCDVLVDKMIFRIKVWSSRNLSYTARMQFINYVLISLHMYWSQVFILPKRVLQDVTKICRSFLWSGQAYSQKPSNISWESSCCVKKQGGLGFKDVFNWNTASMGKYVKDGDWWDYLPAAFASWCWKKICATKEMIKMVYTQAEFIAMPHYSVKSVYEKIVGSKLLIHWDTMLWNRLNSPKHRFICWLADEDHAHLFFECPYSSRCISALKVWLGFSSTSCKLQQLMRVIGHSRLSKFRRQVGYALLTAAVYFIWISRNDNFWDSSIPTVQNVVNMIKQIVRDRILFVMPKKASKRYSLWFATL